CGGCAAGCGCGCCGAGGACGGGCCCGTCGCCCGTGCCATCGAGCGGTACGGCCTCGACGGCGCCGTCCGGTTCGTCAAGGGCATCAGCGACGCCGAGCTGGTGGACCTGGTGCGCGGCGCGCAGGTCGCCTGCGTGCCCTCCCTGTACGAGGGGTTCTCGCTGCCCGCCGCCGAGGCCATGGCCACCGGTACGCCCCTGGTCGCCACGACGGGCGGCGCCATCCCGGAGGTCGCCGGACCCGACGGCGAGACGTGCCTGGCCGTGCCGCCCGGCGACGCGGGCGCCCTGGCCGCCGCGCTCGGCCGCCTCCTCGGCCCCGACGGCGCCGGCCTGCGCGCCCGCCTCGGCGCCGCCGGACGCGCCCGCGTCCTGGACCGCTTCACCTGGGCCCGCGCCGCGCAGGGCACCGCCGACCGCTACCGCGAGGCGCTCGCCGCGCACGGAGCGCGCCGATGACGGCCGCGCACGGTGCCCGCCCGCGCCCGGCCGCCGCGCACGGGGCCCGCCGATGACGACGACGGCCGCCGTCCCCCTCGTATCCCCGCCCACCGCCACGGACCGTGAAAGCAGGCCCCGCACGTGCTGACCGTCGACTTCACCCGCTTCCCGCTCGCCCCCGGCGACCGCGTGCTCGACCTGGGCTGCGGCGCCGGACGGCACGCGTTCGAGTGCTACCGGCGCGGCGCGCGGGTCGTGGCCCTCGACCGGAACGGCGACGAGATCCGCGAGGTCGCCAAGTGGTTCGCCGCCATGAAGGAGGCCGGCGAGGCCCCGGCGGGCGCCACCGCCACCGCGATGGAGGGCGACGCCCTCAACCTGCCGTTCCCCGACGCCTCGTTCGACGTGGTGATCATCTCCGAGGTGATGGAGCACATCCCCGACGACAAGGGCGTCCTCGCCGAGATGGTCCGCGTCCTCAAGCCGGGCGGCCGCATCGCCGTCACCGTCCCCCGCTACGGCCCCGAGAAGGTCTGCTGGGCGCTGTCCGACGCGTACCACGAGGTCGAGGGCGGCCACATCCGCATCTACAAGACCGACGAGCTGCTCGCCAAGGTCCGCGAGGCCGGACTGCGCCCGTACGGCACCCACCACGCGCACGCCCTGCACTCCCCGTACTGGTGGCTGAAGTGCGCGTTCGGCGTGGACAACGACAAGGCGCTGCCCGTCCGCGCGTACCACAAGCTCCTCGTCTGGGACATCATGAAGAAGCCGCTCGCCACCCGCGTCGCCGAGCGGGCGCTCAACCCGGTCCTCGGCAAGAGCTTCGTCGTGTACGCGACCAAGCCCCACCTCCCGGCGGACGCCGCGCTGTGATGCGGCCCGAGCGCACCGAACACCTCACCCTGCCCGGCGTGCTGACCGCCGGGCAGGCCGCCGAGACCGTCGCGGGCATCCTCGCCGCCCAGCGCGACGACGGCGCCATACCCTGGTTCCGCGGCCACCACCTCGACCCGTGGGACCACACCGAGGCCGCCATGGCCCTCGACACCGCAGGGGAACACGAGGCCGCCGCCCGCGCGTACGAGTGGCTCGCCCGCCACCAGAACGCCGACGGCTCCTGGTACGCCGCCTACCACGACGGCGACGCCGACCGGCCGACGGACCGCGCCCGCGAGACCAACTTCTGCGCGTACCTCGCCGTCGGCGTCTGGCACCACTACCTGTCCACCGGCGACGACGCGTTCCTCGACCGGATGTGGCCCGCCGTGTACGCCGCCGTCGAGTTCGTCCTCGCCCTCCAGCAGCCCGGCGGGCAGATCGGCTGGAAGCGCGAGGAGGACGGCACGCCCGTCACGGACGCCCTGCTCACCGGCAGCTCCTCCATCCACCACGCCCTGCGCTGCGCCCTCGCCATCGCCGAGCACCGCGAGGAGCCCCAGCCCGACTGGGAGCTGGCCACCGGCGCCCTCGCCCACGCCGTCGCCCGCCACCCGGAGCGGTTCCTCGACAAGAGCCGCTACTCGATGGACTGGTACTACCCGGTCCTCGGGGGAGCCGTCACCGGCGCGGCCGCGAAGGAGCGCATCGAGAGCCGCTGGGACGAGTTCGTCGTCCCCGGCCTCGGCGTGCGGTGCGTCGTCCCCAACCCGTGGGTCACCGGCGGCGAGAGCTGCGAACTGGCCCTCGCCCTCTGGGCGATCGGCGAGTCCGACCGGGCCGTGGACATCCTGCGCTCCATCGGGCACCTGCGCGCCGAGGGCGGGCTGTACTGGACCGGGTACGTCTTCGAGGGAAACCGCGCGGTCTGGCCCGAGGAGCTCACCACCTGGACGGCCGGGTCGCTGCTCCTCGCGGTCGCCGCGCTCGGCGGCGACGAGGCCACGACGGCCGTCTTCGGCGGCGAACGCCTGCCGCGCGGCCTGGCGCCCGACTGCTGCTGAGGCCGGGCCTCCGGCGCCCGGCTGCCGCTGGGACCGGGTCTCCGGCGCCCGACCGCTGCTGAGCGCGGGACCCCGGACCCGTACGTCACCGCCCACGAGAACGGGCCCGCCCACCAGCCTTCAGGCGTGGTGGCGGGCCCGTTCTCCCGTGGTGGGCGCGGGATCAGCCGCGCTGGATGCCCGTCGTGTCCTGGAGGACACCGCGGCGGCCGTCCTGCGTCTGCGCGACCAGGGCCGCGCCGCGCTGCTCCACGGCCAGGTACCAGGTGCCCGGCGCCAGCTCCGCGATCGGGGCCGGCGAGCCGTCCTCCGCGTACAGCGGTCGGGCGACCGGCACGGCGAACCAGAACGGCGAGAAGTCACCGGCCGGGGCGCTCTGCTGGGCCGTGGCCGCAGCCCCCTGCTGCTCCGGCTGCGGCTGCGGGTGCGCACCGTCCACCGGACCCGGCTGGCCCGGCTGCTGGCCACCGGCCGGGTAGCCGTAGCCGCCCGTACCGCCCGGCTGGCCGCCGAACTGCTGGCCGCCCGGGTAGCCGTAGCCCGCGCCGCCCGTCACGCCCGGCTGGGCGCCGTACGGCTGCGGGGTCTGCGGCTTCGGGGCGCCCATCAGCGGCGCCTTCAGGGCCGGGACCAGCGGGGACGCCACCGCGCCCGCGGCGAGCGCGATCGTGGCGAGCAGGCCGAGGATCATCCCGGCGCCCGCGGAGCTCATGTCGATGATCGTCCAGAAGGCCGTCCACAGCGCGAAGACGGTGAAGGCGAGACCGAACTGCCCCAGGTCCAGACCGGCCACCTTGCGCCCGGGCATGGCCCGCGAGACGACGACGAGCGCCGCGCCGATGATGCCGGCGATGTACACGCTCATCACCAGGCCCAGGCTGTCCCAGGCGTTGGGCAGGTCGCAGCTCGTCCCGGTCGGGCAGTCGACGCCGTACAGGCTGAGGAACGAGGCGATGAACAGCACCACCGCTGCTCCGATCACCACGCCATCGCCTCGAGTGAGGGAGCGGATGTTCACGTGAAAAGTCCTTCGTCGGTCGTGTCGTCGTCAGGGGTGGCGCGAAGCACGGGGGGCGCCCCATCGTACGGACGAATGTATCGTCCGTACGGTCTACCCGAGCAGGTAGGTGCTGACCCCGTTCGCGATCCCCTGAGCGGCCTTCTGCCGCCAAGCCGCGTCCGACAGCAGCGCGGCGTCCTTCGGGTCACGCATGTTGCCGCATTCGACGAACACCTTGGGCACGGTCGAGAGATTCAGCCCGCCGAGGTCCTCGCGTACGTCCAACCCCGTACCGCCGCCCAGGTAGTTGGCCGGGGCGGAACCGGTCGCCCGGGCGAACTCGGCCGCGATGCGCTCACCGAGCCTGCGGGACGGCTCCACGATCGGCGCCGTGTCGGCCGTACCCGCCTTGACCAGGCCCGGAAGGATCACATGGTGGCCCCGGTTGCCGACCGCCGAGCCGTCGGCGTGGACGGAGACCACGGCGTGGGCGCCCTTGCCGCCGCCCGCCCGGTTGCCGATGCGGGCGCGCTCGTCGATGCACGGCCCGAAGGGCCGGTCGGCGTCGTGCGTCAACTCCACGGTGGCGCCGAGGCGTTCGAGCGCGGTACGGAGGCGGTGCGCGACGTCGAGGGTGAAGGCGGCCTCCGTGTAGCCGTCCCGCGTGGAAGTGCCCGTCGTGTCGCACTCCTTGCGGTTGGTGCCGATATCGACCTGCTTGTTGATCTCCGAGGGGTGCTGAAAATTCCCCGGATTGTGACCTGGGTCGATCACGACGACCTTCCCGGCGAGCGGCGCGGCGGGCGCGGTGCCGGGCGCCGCGTCGGACGCGCCCGGGGCCGTACCGGGTGCCGGTGCCGTACCGGTCGGCGCGGGCGCCGACGTACCGGCCGACGCGGGCGCGCCCCCACCGCCGCGCCCGTCGGAGCCCGCCCCGCCGCCGCCCGGCCCGGCGCCCGCGACGGCCCACCCCCCGGCGAGCAGACCGGCCGCGGCGAGCGGTACGGCGGCCAGGAGGACGGCCTTCCGGAAACGGGCGCGCTTCTGCGTGTCATCGTCGTGCACGCGGGCGAGCCTAGGCGGTGCGGGGGCTTCCGGCCCGGACGCGGGGCGTTCCGCTCAGATCCCTGGGGCCGTTCGGCGCAGTACCCGCAGCGAGTCGGTGACGGACACCTCCGTGAACGCTCCCGACTCCAGCGCCCGCAGATAGATCCGGTACGGGGCCTGGCCGCCGTCCGCCGGGTCGGGGAACACGTCGTGGACGACCAGCAGCCCGCCCTCGGCGACGCACGGCGCCCAGCCCTCGTAGTCGTTGGTCGCGTGCTCGTCGGTGTGCCCGCCGTCGATGAACACCAGCCCGACCCGCCCGGCCCACACCCGCGCCACCTGCGGCGACCGCCCGACGACCGCGATGACGTGGTCCTCCAGGCCGGCCGCGTGCAGGGTGCGCCGGAACGTCGGCAGCGTGTCCATCAGGCCCACCTCCGGGTCCACGACGGCCGGGTCGTGGTACTCCCAGCCCGGCTGCTGCTCCTCGCTGCCCCGGTGGTGGTCGACCGTGACGGCGACGGTCCCGGCCGCCCGCGCCGCGTCGGCCAGCAGGATCGTGGAACGCCCGCAGTACGTGCCCACCTCCAGCAGCGGCAGCCCGAGCCGCCCCGCCTCGACGGCCGCCGCGTACAGCGCGAGCCCCTCCCGCACGGGCATGAACCCCTTGGCCGCCTCGAACGCGGCGAGCACCTCCGGCGACGGCTGCGGGCTCTGCTCCTGCGTCTGCTCCGGGGTCTGCTCCGGCGTGGGTGCGGCGCTCATGGTCGGGGTCCTCCAGGTC
This genomic window from Streptomyces thermolilacinus SPC6 contains:
- a CDS encoding class I SAM-dependent methyltransferase produces the protein MSAAPTPEQTPEQTQEQSPQPSPEVLAAFEAAKGFMPVREGLALYAAAVEAGRLGLPLLEVGTYCGRSTILLADAARAAGTVAVTVDHHRGSEEQQPGWEYHDPAVVDPEVGLMDTLPTFRRTLHAAGLEDHVIAVVGRSPQVARVWAGRVGLVFIDGGHTDEHATNDYEGWAPCVAEGGLLVVHDVFPDPADGGQAPYRIYLRALESGAFTEVSVTDSLRVLRRTAPGI
- a CDS encoding class I SAM-dependent methyltransferase, giving the protein MLTVDFTRFPLAPGDRVLDLGCGAGRHAFECYRRGARVVALDRNGDEIREVAKWFAAMKEAGEAPAGATATAMEGDALNLPFPDASFDVVIISEVMEHIPDDKGVLAEMVRVLKPGGRIAVTVPRYGPEKVCWALSDAYHEVEGGHIRIYKTDELLAKVREAGLRPYGTHHAHALHSPYWWLKCAFGVDNDKALPVRAYHKLLVWDIMKKPLATRVAERALNPVLGKSFVVYATKPHLPADAAL
- a CDS encoding N-acetylmuramoyl-L-alanine amidase family protein; amino-acid sequence: MHDDDTQKRARFRKAVLLAAVPLAAAGLLAGGWAVAGAGPGGGGAGSDGRGGGGAPASAGTSAPAPTGTAPAPGTAPGASDAAPGTAPAAPLAGKVVVIDPGHNPGNFQHPSEINKQVDIGTNRKECDTTGTSTRDGYTEAAFTLDVAHRLRTALERLGATVELTHDADRPFGPCIDERARIGNRAGGGKGAHAVVSVHADGSAVGNRGHHVILPGLVKAGTADTAPIVEPSRRLGERIAAEFARATGSAPANYLGGGTGLDVREDLGGLNLSTVPKVFVECGNMRDPKDAALLSDAAWRQKAAQGIANGVSTYLLG
- a CDS encoding prenyltransferase produces the protein MMRPERTEHLTLPGVLTAGQAAETVAGILAAQRDDGAIPWFRGHHLDPWDHTEAAMALDTAGEHEAAARAYEWLARHQNADGSWYAAYHDGDADRPTDRARETNFCAYLAVGVWHHYLSTGDDAFLDRMWPAVYAAVEFVLALQQPGGQIGWKREEDGTPVTDALLTGSSSIHHALRCALAIAEHREEPQPDWELATGALAHAVARHPERFLDKSRYSMDWYYPVLGGAVTGAAAKERIESRWDEFVVPGLGVRCVVPNPWVTGGESCELALALWAIGESDRAVDILRSIGHLRAEGGLYWTGYVFEGNRAVWPEELTTWTAGSLLLAVAALGGDEATTAVFGGERLPRGLAPDCC